In Natator depressus isolate rNatDep1 chromosome 22, rNatDep2.hap1, whole genome shotgun sequence, the following proteins share a genomic window:
- the KCNJ1 gene encoding ATP-sensitive inward rectifier potassium channel 1, translating into MFKYFRKRFASHLTERCRRRARLVSKDGRCNIEFGNVEEQSRFVFLIDIWTTILDLRWRYKMTIFISAFLGSWFLFGLLWYVVAYIHKDLPEFSPSINHTPCVENINGLTSAFLFSLETQVTIGYGFRYVTEQCATAIFLLIFQSILGVIINSFMCGAILAKISRSKKRAKTITFSKNAVISKRGGKLCLLIRVANLRKSLLIGSHIYGKLLKTTITPEGETIILDQVNIDFVVDAGNENLFFISPLTIYHIIDKTSPFFHMSVETILQQDFELVVFLDGTVEATSATCQVRTSYIPEEVLWGYRFAPIVSKTKEGKYRVDFHNFSKTVEVETPHCAFCLYNEKDAKAKAKRGYDNPGFILSEVNETSDTKM; encoded by the coding sequence ATGTTCAAATACTTCCGGAAGCGCTTTGCCAGCCATCTGACGGAACGCTGTCGCCGAAGAGCAAGGCTGGTATCTAAAGATGGAAGGTGTAACATAGAGTTTGGGAATGTGGAAGAACAGTCACGGTTTGTCTTCTTGATTGATATATGGACCACCATCCTGGACCTAAGATGGAGATACAAGATGACCATCTTCATCTCAGCATTCTTAGGCAGTTGGTTCCTATTTGGTCTCCTTTGGTACGTTGTGGCATATATACATAAAGATCTTCCTGAATTCAGTCCTTCCATAAACCACACCCCATGTGTGGAGAACATAAACGGCTTGACCTCTGCTTTCCTGTTCTCCCTGGAAACCCAGGTTACCATTGGCTATGGCTTCAGGTATGTCACAGAGCAGTGTGCCACTGCCATTTTCCTGCTGATCTTCCAGTCTATCCTTGGGGTCATCATCAACTCTTTCATGTGTGGCGCTATCTTGGCTAAGATTTCTAGGTCCAAGAAACGGGCCAAGACCATCACCTTCAGCAAGAATGCGGTCATTAGCAAACGAGGCGGCAAGCTGTGCCTCCTTATCCGGGTGGCCAACCTTAGGAAGAGTCTACTGATTGGGAGCCACATCTATGGGAAGCTTCTGAAGACCACCATCACTCCAGAAGGAGAGACTATCATCTTGGACCAGGTCAACATAGACTTTGTGGTGGATGCTGGCAATGAGAACCTCTTCTTCATCTCCCCCTTGACTATTTACCACATCATTGATAAGACCAGCCCGTTCTTCCACATGTCAGTGGAAACCATCCTCCAGCAGGATTTTGAGCTAGTGGTATTTTTAGATGGTACAGTGGAAGCCACTAGTGCTACCTGTCAGGTCAGGACATCCTATATCCCAGAGGAGGTACTCTGGGGCTACCGTTTTGCTCCCATTGTGTCCAAGACCAAGGAAGGGAAGTATAGAGTAGACTTCCACAACTTCAGCAAGACCGTGGAAGTAGAGACTCCTCACTGTGCCTTTTGCCTCTACAATGAGAAGGATGCTAAAGCGAAGGCAAAGAGAGGTTACGACAACCCTGGCTTCATTCTATCAGAAGTCAATGAAACCAGCGACACAAAAATGTAG